CGCAGATCACCCAGCTGTACGTCGAGGCCGGTTACATCGCCAGCCGCCCGTACCTGATCAGTGCGCCGGCCGCCGGGCAGCCGTTGGATATTCATGTCGAAGAAGGCTACCTGGAGGCCATCGAGTTGGCCGATCAGAGCCTGCCGGTGGCGCTGGGCGGGGCATTCCCCGGGATGCTCGGCAAACCGCTGAACCTGCGCGACCTGGAGCAGGGCCTGGACCAGCTCAACCGCCTGCGCTCGGTGGACCTGACCGCCGACATCGCCCCCGGCAGCACACCCGGCGCCTCACGCATCATCCTGCGCTCGCGCAGCAGTGCCTCGCGCTGGGCGCTCGGGCTTGGGGTCGATAACCTCGGCAGCGCCGGCACCGGGCGTGATCGCAACGCCATCAGCGTGAGCCTGGACAGCCCGTTGCAAATCAACGACTCGCTCAACCTGAGCTTCAGTGACACGCTCAACCATGGGCCACGCTACAGCCGCAGCCACAGCCTGTTCTATTCCATCCCTTACGGTTACTGGACCTACAGCCTGTTCGCCAGCCATGCCGAATACCGCTCACCGTTCAAGCTCAGCCGCACGACGCTTTACAACAGTGGCCGCACCGATCAGCTCAGCCTGCGCAGCGACCGCGTGCTGTGGCGCGACCAGAGCCACCAACTGAGCGCCAACCTGCAACTGGCCTACAAGGACGTCGACAGTTACCTGCAAAAGGTTCATCTGGACATTCAGAGCCCGACGCTGACGGTGGCCGAAGCGGGCCTCAACCTGTTCTGGCTCAACAGTGCGGTGTGGAACCTGGACGTCAATTACGCCCAGGGCCTGACGTGGTTCGGCGCCGATCGGGATGCCGACCAGGTGCAAAAAAAACACCCCAAGGCGCAGTTCCACAAGTACCGCGCCAACCTCACCCAATGGCGCAACGGCCAATGGTCAGCGCAGCCGTGGCAGTGGCAAAGCCAGCTGTCGGTGCAATACAGCCCGGACGCCCTGCCCGCCATCGAACAACTGCTGATCACCGACGACTCGGCGGTGCGCGGCTACCGCGAAAACAGCACCTCCGGCGCGCTTGGCGCGGTGTGGCGCAACACCCTGCGCCTGCCGCTTAACAGCGACTTACCGGTAAAGATCACCCCGCGCCTGGGCGTGGACAACGGCTGGGTCAAGCGCGAACACGGCGCCCAGAGCCAACGCCTGAGCGGTGCCAGTGCTGGGCTCAACCTGAGCTGGAAGAACGTGCAACTGGACATCGATTACCAACGCAACCTCAACACTCCCACAGGTTTTCGCCAGGAGCCGGAGGTCTGGCTGACACGCCTGAGCCTGCAAATATGAACCACCGCTGTTTTTAGCCTGAGACAACCGCCGTACCTGACCACCACAGCAGCGTTGCAACGAACAACGCACGTCGCGGATCAGCCAACACAGAGCGAAATTATTTATGCCGACTACTTCACACAGCTTTCACCTTTCACCCCAGGGCAAACTGCGCTGGGCCATTGCCAGCCTGTTTCTGCTGCCACAGTTGGTACTGGCTGGCGGCGTGACCGTCGTCACAGGCCCAGGCGGCACGCCGCAACTGCAAGACCAGGGCGGTGTACCCATCGTCAACATTGTCGCGCCGAATGCCGGCGGCCTGTCCCATAACCAGTTTCTGGACTACAACGTCGACCGCCAGGGCCTGGTGTTGAACAACGCCTTGCAGGCCGGCCAATCCCAACTGGCCGGGCAACTGGCGGCCAACCCGCAGTTTCAGGGCCAGGCGGCGAGCGTGATCCTCAACGAAGTGATCAGCCGCAATGCCTCGGCCCTCAACGGCGCCCAGGAGATTTTCGGCCAGGCCGCCGATTATGTGCTGGCCAACCCCAACGGCATTTCGGTCAATGGCGGCAGCTTCATCAACACCCCGAATGCCAACCTGGTGGTGGGCCGCCCGGAACTCAACGACGGCAAGCTGCAAGCCTTGAGCACCCGCGATGCCAACGGCCAACTGACGATCCAGGGCCAGGGCCTGCACAACCGCGAGGGCTCCATCAAGCTGATCGCGCCACGCATCGACAGCGAGGGTCGCCTCAGTGCCCGTGATCAATTGAACCTCACAGTCGGTCGCAACCAGGTGGATTTCGCCAGCGGCGAAGTACGCCAGGTCGACCCGGCCGGCAAGGCCCAGGAGCAACGCATCGACGCACGCCTGTTCGGCGCGATGCAGGCCGGGCGCATCAATATCATCAGCACCGCCGAAGGGGCCGGGGTACGTGTGGGTGGTGTGCAGGTGCAAGGCACTGACGGTGTAAAGATCAACTCGGCCGGCGACCTCGATATCAGCGGCCAAGTCCACGCCAACAGTCTCGACGCCACCCGCGCCGGGGTGCAGAGCCGCCAGGGCGACGTCGACTTGCGCAGCGCCAAGGACTTGAACCTGGCCGCCACTGACGTAGGCGGGCGCAACGTCAAGCTGGATGCCGGGCGCAACCTGACCCTCAGCAGCCTGGAAAGCCGCAAGCTTCAGGAAAAACGTGAACAGTGGGACAACAGCAACTTCCTGTTCACCTACGAAACCTACGACCGCACCACCACCGACAAGGATTCCCGCCAGCACGGCAACACGCTCGTCGCCCAACAGGACGCGGCATTGTCTTCCGGCGCCAAGGCCGACATCAAAGCCAGCCACGTCGAAGCGGGCCACGCCTTGCGCGTCAACAGCGGCGCCGACCTGCAGGTGACCGCCGCTACCGAAACCCATGAGACCCGCGACCAGGGCAACCACCGCAAGCACCTGTGGAAAGCCAACTGGGACAAATCCAGCAGCGAACAGCGCAGCATCACCAGCAGCCTCAAGGCCGGCCACACGCTGGAGCTGACCAGTAAACAGAAACTGCAATTGCAGGGCGCCGAGCTGAAAACCCCAGGGGACATCCAATTGGCAGGCCGCCAAGTGGACATCACCAGCGCCAGCCGCACCCAAAGCAGCAGCGACAACACCTACGCAGGCGACCTCACCGGCGGCAGCTTCTTCGGCAAGAACGGCGACGGCAACCAGGGCAAGACCTTGAACACCGCCAGCAAGGTGAATGCCGACGGCAAGCTGATCGTCCAGGCCGACGACGTGCGCATCAGCGGCAGCCAGGCCCGAGGCGGCAAGCAGGCCAGTGTCATCAGCGACAAAGGCTCGCTGGTGATCGACGGCGTACAAGACACCTCCCACGACAACCGCTACAGCAACGACAGCAAGTTCTTCGGCATCTCCAAGGATGAAAGCCGCAAGAACCTCAAGGACAGCACCGTGGTTGCCAGTAACCTGCGCTCGGACAGCAACCTCAAGCTGCAAAGCGCCAAGGACATCACGGTGAGTGGCTCCCAGGTGTCCGCCGCGGGTGAACTGCAAGCGAATGCCAAGGGCGATATCAAGGTCGTTGCGGAGCAGAACACCGCCCACGACACCACCAGCACCCATACCCGCGGCTTCGATGGCTACGCCAAGGAAACTGAAGGTGTCAGCCGCCAGTACCGTGCGGGCCTGAGCTATGAAGACCAGCAGCAAACCCGCCAGACCGACACCACCGGGCAGCAGGCTTCAAGCATCAACGGCGCCAGTGTGGCGATTAACGCCGGTGGTGACGTCAGCATCAGCGGCTCCAACCTCCAGGCCACCGATGGCGATGCGAGCCTGAGCGGCAAAAACGTCGAGCTGTTGGCCGCCCACGACCAGCGCACCGAAGCCGTAGACAAGACCACCACCGGCGGCAGTTTCTACTACACCGGCGGCATTGATCGGGCAGGCAATGGTGCTCAGTTCAGCCACCAGAGCAGCCACGACACCGCTGAAAAAACCACCGCGCAAACCAGCACCGTGGCCGCGACCGGCAAGCTGACCATCAATGCTGGCAACACCTTCACCAGCGAGGGTGCACAGGCCAAGGCCGGCACCGAGCTGCGCGTCAACGCGGGCCAGATCGACAACCTGGCCGCCCATTCCACCGAGACCAGTACCCACAAGCAAAACGGCTGGACCGCCGATGTCGGCGCCAATGTGGAATACAAAGGCATTACCCGCCCGATCGAAAAAGCTGTTGAAGGCGTGGCCCAGGCCAAGTTCCATCAGCCGGGTTTGCTGGACGCATTCGAACAACCCAATGTCGGGCTGGATGTGGAAGTCGGGCATACCCACAGCACCCGCACACAACAGGACAGCACCGCCGTGGTCAGCCAATTCAGTGGCGCCACGGTGCAGGTCGATAGCGTCGGCAAGTTGCAGGATGAGGGCACGCAATACCGCGCCACCGAGGGCGGGCTGACCATCAATGCCGGCGAGCATATCGCCAAGGCGGCAGCCAATACCCACAGCAGCAGCGAGCAAGGCGTGGACGCCAAGGTCGGCGTGCGGGTCTACACCACCACCGGCGAGGACGTGAATGTACGTGGCAGCGGCAGCGGCGGCAGCCGTGATGTAAGCCAAGCCAGCAGCACGGCGTTGGTCGGCAGCTACGCGGGCACCCAGGGCGTGAGCCTCCAGACCAAGGGCGATGCGAGTTATGAAGGCAGCCAGTTCAACGGCGGCCAGGCAAGCGTCAACCTCAAGACCGGCGGTGAGTTGGCGCTCAACCAGGCCAACGACACCCAGAGCAACACCAGCAGCACGTTGCGCGGTAACGCGTCATTGACCGTGGGCACAGCGCCCGGCGCCAATGGCACCAACATCAACCTCGGTGCCGGTGTGCAATTGGATAACCAGCGCCTCGACACCCAGGACAGCCAGGCCCGCGTCGCGACGCTCCAGGGCAGCGGGCCGATCCAACTCGGTAGCGGCGGCGACATGACCCTGCAAGGCACGCAGATCGGTACCGACACCGCCAAGACCGGCGATATCAGCCTCAATGCCGGCGGCAAGCTGGACCTGCAAGCCGCCACCCACCGCCACGTCAGCAACGGCAGCAACCTGGGCGGCGGCCTGACCCTTGGCGCCGGCAAAACCAGCA
This genomic stretch from Pseudomonas synxantha BG33R harbors:
- a CDS encoding ShlB/FhaC/HecB family hemolysin secretion/activation protein; the protein is MPHQLSTAHLCCTRKLGIALLCLWALPVAAADGPQPGQEALRLQQQQQRDLQQLQLEQRQRQMQRGSFGTQPATPAMPKETAKDEGCWPLSGTRLAGVTLFTRSELDKHIEPYLAPCMGVTQINRLLAQITQLYVEAGYIASRPYLISAPAAGQPLDIHVEEGYLEAIELADQSLPVALGGAFPGMLGKPLNLRDLEQGLDQLNRLRSVDLTADIAPGSTPGASRIILRSRSSASRWALGLGVDNLGSAGTGRDRNAISVSLDSPLQINDSLNLSFSDTLNHGPRYSRSHSLFYSIPYGYWTYSLFASHAEYRSPFKLSRTTLYNSGRTDQLSLRSDRVLWRDQSHQLSANLQLAYKDVDSYLQKVHLDIQSPTLTVAEAGLNLFWLNSAVWNLDVNYAQGLTWFGADRDADQVQKKHPKAQFHKYRANLTQWRNGQWSAQPWQWQSQLSVQYSPDALPAIEQLLITDDSAVRGYRENSTSGALGAVWRNTLRLPLNSDLPVKITPRLGVDNGWVKREHGAQSQRLSGASAGLNLSWKNVQLDIDYQRNLNTPTGFRQEPEVWLTRLSLQI
- a CDS encoding hemagglutinin repeat-containing protein codes for the protein MPTTSHSFHLSPQGKLRWAIASLFLLPQLVLAGGVTVVTGPGGTPQLQDQGGVPIVNIVAPNAGGLSHNQFLDYNVDRQGLVLNNALQAGQSQLAGQLAANPQFQGQAASVILNEVISRNASALNGAQEIFGQAADYVLANPNGISVNGGSFINTPNANLVVGRPELNDGKLQALSTRDANGQLTIQGQGLHNREGSIKLIAPRIDSEGRLSARDQLNLTVGRNQVDFASGEVRQVDPAGKAQEQRIDARLFGAMQAGRINIISTAEGAGVRVGGVQVQGTDGVKINSAGDLDISGQVHANSLDATRAGVQSRQGDVDLRSAKDLNLAATDVGGRNVKLDAGRNLTLSSLESRKLQEKREQWDNSNFLFTYETYDRTTTDKDSRQHGNTLVAQQDAALSSGAKADIKASHVEAGHALRVNSGADLQVTAATETHETRDQGNHRKHLWKANWDKSSSEQRSITSSLKAGHTLELTSKQKLQLQGAELKTPGDIQLAGRQVDITSASRTQSSSDNTYAGDLTGGSFFGKNGDGNQGKTLNTASKVNADGKLIVQADDVRISGSQARGGKQASVISDKGSLVIDGVQDTSHDNRYSNDSKFFGISKDESRKNLKDSTVVASNLRSDSNLKLQSAKDITVSGSQVSAAGELQANAKGDIKVVAEQNTAHDTTSTHTRGFDGYAKETEGVSRQYRAGLSYEDQQQTRQTDTTGQQASSINGASVAINAGGDVSISGSNLQATDGDASLSGKNVELLAAHDQRTEAVDKTTTGGSFYYTGGIDRAGNGAQFSHQSSHDTAEKTTAQTSTVAATGKLTINAGNTFTSEGAQAKAGTELRVNAGQIDNLAAHSTETSTHKQNGWTADVGANVEYKGITRPIEKAVEGVAQAKFHQPGLLDAFEQPNVGLDVEVGHTHSTRTQQDSTAVVSQFSGATVQVDSVGKLQDEGTQYRATEGGLTINAGEHIAKAAANTHSSSEQGVDAKVGVRVYTTTGEDVNVRGSGSGGSRDVSQASSTALVGSYAGTQGVSLQTKGDASYEGSQFNGGQASVNLKTGGELALNQANDTQSNTSSTLRGNASLTVGTAPGANGTNINLGAGVQLDNQRLDTQDSQARVATLQGSGPIQLGSGGDMTLQGTQIGTDTAKTGDISLNAGGKLDLQAATHRHVSNGSNLGGGLTLGAGKTSSAESSSKTGNLSANFNIGKVAEDDQAVVVGQQHSTGKVSLASGADAADAIHLQGTQVSAASVNLDAQNGGVLQESAQSTQAHDSWGVTLGAGASVGKTTLADAGEHETPKTQRGINARAKVDVDHVQGTTQHDSLIKADTVVINSAGDTRLAGARIDAEQVSGKVGGDLVVESRKDQVTSTQVHVDAKLDVEKNQPGVVDKLAKASGPLKDTVKAKAEGAFDKHRDKLENVVDKGTGHLAAAKDKVLDSVVNVKERLEEKLTRSASYDVNPEPRGAFGTRVDKAKAYLADKTDALGTRLSGFKDKVWPKTSDSYVVSGKNTTGSKVADTAESVLFGDKSGNTNYTPTLNLDVSHVIKDSVAQASGIRGSQGVSLQVGGDTRLTGARISAEHGKVELGGSRVTATTLAGSDYRADVGLNVSKSPVNLALGAKDELTQKQDDATRKDQALNLGLLRAGGHRESQALQAGIDQAVN